Proteins encoded by one window of Yamadazyma tenuis chromosome 2, complete sequence:
- a CDS encoding 60S ribosomal protein eL14 (BUSCO:EOG09265BWR; EggNog:ENOG503P5AW; COG:J), whose product MSSYSTVKAANWRYVELGRVVLVNNKDLATIVEIIDQRRVLVDGPNFQRQAISLGRVVLTPLILSNLPRGARSGTVAKKWASADIESKWAASSWAKKLAAKQKRAGLSDFERFQVLVLKKQNRFAVKKAVAKA is encoded by the exons ATGTCTTCTTATTCAACTGTTAAAGCTGCCAACTGGAGATACGTGGAATTAGGCCGTGTTGTCTTGGTTAACAACAAGGACTTAGCCaccattgttgaaatcatcgaCCAAAGAAGA GTTTTGGTTGATGGACCAAACTTCCAAAGACAAGCCATCTCTTTGGGAAGAGTTGTCTTGACCCCACTCATTTTGTCTAACTTGCCAAGAGGTGCCAGATCTGGTACTGTTGCTAAGAAGTGGGCCTCTGCTGACATTGAGTCTAAGTGGGCTGCTTCCTCATGggccaagaagttggctgCTAAGCAAAAGAGAGCTGGATTATCtgactttgaaagattccaagtgttggtgttgaagaagcaaaacAGATTTGCCGTTAAGAAAGCTGTTGCTAAAGCCTAa
- the MEF1 gene encoding Elongation factor G, mitochondrial (EggNog:ENOG503NV2U; COG:J) translates to MLVRNLLNASKAFSKPVSRVSIQQSMMRPFSYTSRVLSEVQPKTYEEEKVIIDEINNKLTDKDINSSKKLRNIGISAHIDSGKTTFTERVLFYTGRIKSIHEVRGNDAVGAKMDHMDLEREKGITIQSAATYCSWDKDNQSYHFNLIDTPGHIDFTIEVERALRVLDGAVLVVCAVSGVQSQTVTVDRQMRRYNVPRITFINKMDRMGANPFKAIEQINLKLKTPAAAIQVPIGAESELKGVVNIIDRVALYNEGPQGEVIRTDSIPEDLKDLVEEKRALLIETLADVDDEMADIYLEGEEPTVEQIKSAIRRATIGRKFTPVLMGSALANKGVQPVLDAVVDYLPQPNEILNRGLDVTTAEEKPVNLVPSSSEPFVGLAFKLEEGRFGQLTYIRVYQGKLKKGAYINHLKSGKKLKVSRLARMHSNDMEDVEEVGAGEICATFGIDCASGDTFVGANSEQKIAMSSMFVPDAVISLSIHPKSKDNGSFSRAINRFQKEDPTFRVRFDAESKQTIISGMGELHLEIYVERMKREYGVECITGKPQVAYREAITAPTTFDYTHKKQSGGAGQYGRVIGELKPLVGENKFSESIVGGKIPEKFLFGCQKGFDDSLDKGPLIGHKVLGVHMHLNDGQSHMVDSSEFSFRTATQGAFKQAFLNAQPVILEPIMTVEVNAPNEYQGSVVGLVNKLGGLILETVNNQEEFTVTAECSLNSMFGFSTSLRASTQGKGEFSLEFLKYSECPPQLQRELVAEYQKSLQAKR, encoded by the coding sequence ATGTTGGTTCgaaacttgttgaacgCCTCCAAAGCGTTTCTGAAGCCAGTTTCCAGGGTTTCTATACAGCAAAGTATGATGAGACCCTTCAGCTACACCTCAAGAGTGTTGAGCGAAGTACAACCAAAAACTtacgaagaagagaaagtgATTATTGATGagatcaacaacaaattgacCGACAAAGATATTAACAGCTCgaagaagttgagaaaTATTGGGATCTCAGCTCATATTGACTCGGGAAAGACTACTTTCACCGAAAGAGTGTTGTTTTATACTGGTAGAATCAAGTCCATTCACGAAGTCAGAGGTAATGATGCTGTTGGTGCAAAGATGGATCATATGGATTtggaaagagaaaaggGTATCACCATCCAGTCGGCTGCCACCTATTGTTCATGGGACAAGGATAACCAGAGTTAtcacttcaacttgatcgATACCCCTGGGCACATTGATTTTACTATTGAAGTGGAAAGAGCTTTGAGAGTTTTAGATGGGGcagttttggtggtgtgTGCAGTTTCGGGTGTCCAATCCCAAACTGTAACCGTTGACCGTCAAATGCGTAGATACAACGTTCCAAGGatcaccttcatcaataagATGGATAGAATGGGTGCTAACCCATTCAAGGCTATTGAACAAAttaacttgaagttgaaaactCCGGCTGCTGCTATTCAAGTTCCAATTGGGGCCGAGTCTGAATTGAAAGGTGTTGTGAACATTATTGACAGAGTGGCTCTTTATAATGAAGGTCCACAAGGTGAAGTAATTAGAACAGACTCGATTCCAGaggatttgaaagatttggtggaagaaaagagagCTTTATTGATTGAAACTTTGGCTGATGTAGACGATGAAATGGCTGACATTTACTTGGAAGGTGAAGAGCCAACTGTTGAGCAGATTAAGAGTGCTATTAGAAGAGCCACCATCGGCAGAAAATTCACCCCTGTGTTGATGGGTTCAGCCTTAGCCAATAAAGGTGTCCAACCTGTCTTAGATGCGGTTGTCGATTACTTACCTCAACCAAATGAAATTTTGAACAGAGGTTTAGATGTCACCACGGCCGAAGAAAAACCTGTTAACTTGGTACCTTCAAGCAGTGAACCATTTGTTGGATTGGCCTTCAAATTGGAGGAAGGTAGATTTGGTCAATTAACGTACATCAGAGTTTACCAAggtaagttgaagaagggtGCTTACATTAATCACCTCAAGTCCGGAAAGAAACTCAAGGTTTCTCGGTTAGCCAGAATGCATTCAAATGATATGGAGGATGTTGAAGAGGTTGGAGCCGGTGAGATTTGTGCTACTTTCGGTATAGACTGTGCTTCTGGTGATACTTTTGTGGGAGCTAATTCCGAGCAGAAAATCGCCATGAGCTCCATGTTCGTCCCAGATGCCGTCATTTCATTATCGATTCACCCAAAGTCCAAGGATAATGGAAGTTTTTCCAGAGCCATCAATAGATTCCAAAAGGAAGATCCAACTTTCAGAGTGAGATTTGATGCTGAGTCCAAGCAAACCATCATTTCAGGTATGGGAGAATTACACTTGGAAATCTACGTGGAAAGAATGAAACGTGAATACGGGGTCGAGTGTATTACTGGTAAACCGCAAGTGGCGTATCGTGAAGCCATTACTGCTCCAACCACTTTTGACTATACCCACAAGAAACAGAGTGGAGGTGCTGGTCAATATGGTAGAGTTATTGGAGAATTGAAGCCTTTGGTGGGAGAAAACAAGTTCTCTGAACTGATTGTGGGAGGTAAGATTCCCGAAAAGTTCTTGTTTGGTTGTCAGAAAGGGTTTGACGACTCTTTGGACAAAGGTCCATTGATTGGCCATAAGGTGTTGGGAGTCCACATGCACCTTAATGATGGTCAATCACATATGGTTGATTCTTCTGAGTTTTCTTTCAGAACCGCCACTCAAGGAGCTTTTAAGCAAGCGTTTTTGAACGCCCAGCCAGTCATTTTGGAACCCATTATGACGGTGGAGGTAAATGCACCCAATGAATACCAAGGAAGTGTGGTGGGATTGGTTAACAAATTAGGAGGATTAATTTTGGAAACCGTTAATAACCAAGAAGAGTTCACCGTTACTGCCGAGTGTTCATTAAACTCAATGTTTGGATTTTCCACCTCTTTAAGAGCTTCTACTCAAGGTAAAGGTGAATTTTCATTGGAATTTCTCAAATACTCTGAATGTCCTCCACAGTTGCAAAGAGAATTGGTGGCTGAATACCAAAAGAGTTTGCAGGCTAAAAGGTAA
- the KAR4 gene encoding regulatory protein (EggNog:ENOG503NYKC; COG:K): MNVKLENDYSNHYIHSGIVPNTYISNIDNPLEGYPKLQKLKELKQKQIEKHQIPPFGCKVKPKDMPAVITNWCTEKNLQFDVVMIGALSTESVLPVLNQLPLAKLCAKPGFLFIWTTEKHILELSVFLNTKLNKKFRRSEELIFIPVNKNSNVFPEQTSDAVFQNQQWHCWMCITGTVRRSSDSHLIHCNVDTDLQFETSNSPVTSHIPDTIYKVAENFSNSNRRLHIIPYSMGYNLFVRSRPGWVIMSPDVLLDNFDPIKYESSLYSKSLINNKGNHVQYLVSQTQEIEELRPKSPNNSNR; this comes from the coding sequence ATGAACGTCAAACTCGAAAACGATTACTCCAACCACTATATCCATAGTGGGATAGTCCCTAACACCTACATCAGTAACATTGATAACCCACTTGAAGGATATCCAAAGTTAcagaaattgaaggagttgaaacagaaacaaattgaaaagCACCAAATACCTCCTTTTGGATGTAAAGTGAAGCCCAAGGATATGCCTGCGGTTATAACAAACTGGTGTACCGAAAAGAACTTACAGTTCGATGTGGTAATGATTGGGGCCTTAAGTACGGAATCGGTTTTACCAGTATTGAATCAATTGCCATTAGCGAAGTTGTGTGCTAAACCGGGCTTTTTGTTTATTTGGACCACCGAGAAACACATTCTCGAGTTGAGTGTCTTCTTGAATACGaaactcaacaagaagtttaGAAGATCGGAGGAGCTCATTTTCATTCCTGTTAATAAGAATTCCAATGTGTTCCCGGAGCAGACTTCAGATGCAGTATTTCAAAATCAGCAATGGCACTGTTGGATGTGTATTACTGGAACGGTTCGAAGATCCAGTGATCTGCACTTGATACATTGTAATGTGGATACCGATTTACAGTTTGAAACATCAAATAGCCCTGTTACTAGCCATATCCCTGATACCATTTACAAAGTAGCTGAgaatttctccaactccaatagGAGACTACACATCATTCCATACTCGATGGGCTACAATCTCTTCGTTAGAAGCAGACCTGGGTGGGTGATCATGAGTCCCGATGTACTTCTTGACAACTTTGATCCAATAAAGTACGAGTCTAGTTTATACTCCAAATCATTGATAAACAACAAAGGTAACCACGTCCAGTACTTGGTGAGTCAGActcaagagattgaagagttgaggCCTAAAAGTCCTAATAATTCAAATAGATGA
- a CDS encoding uncharacterized protein (COG:P; EggNog:ENOG503NU7S), translated as MSPNPIQQSGLNPKEELDFSNIDSVITSPKRHASTVPSSPSHLNVRFDKDQDKVRDAQKLNKIKSLGKIDIRSPIINHVFTSNSDLLQPNDDMSLYTPGTHTSVASRILSYVPETLYSIRNYYNDFTTIDWADAFIKTNRIQYELHHKHWITEGSSDQELSKNKIPLYYRAYHMMGRWVLIVLIAFVFSLVAYAIDKFEILFVGIKHGYCSTNWLASQVACCSEPHSPTKGFLRRNVFQSGFVMKSDVQEQCPSWISWSTYFSYTSWGHYIRFDYFIYVILSVLLAVIACFITLTTEIANRIPAASTEADDEEDGDQDNRRMKYTTGKKMYTAAGSGVPEVKTILSGFVIRRFLGTYTFLAKTTALVFAIASGMALGKEGPYVHLATAVGNILSRLFPFVSNNELIQKQILSAAASSGVALAFGSPLGGVLFILEEINHSLPSFQLFQIFFCAIISTLFLKFLDPYGTGNTVLFELNYTSDWNAIELIFFIIIGLAGGVFGALFVKFVAWWPKVFRSKKLIQEHPMLEVVLIAAITGIITFWNPYTKQATTELVLDLATPCSGEKDRTLCPTKGEEFIWESGSLLFALIIKIVLTFITFGLRLPMGVYVPSMVIGALFGRLFGTILEWINYTYSLSLIEAPIGAGAVNLICQKGQNCIDLGIYSMIGAGAFMAGVTRMNITLVTILFEITSSYTYVLPISISIAVANWMGNLIEQNSLYESLLIAYDYPFMSPETEPIDPLRTAGDIIETSVKYNDIDSEPNIQRIRPISGIARPMVPTLSTANLEAAMDQDSSTKMYIDITSSPYVLTSILKQKLLLLASKSLLDGCIALIKSKVCVGIIFFPELEICIDKIDQFCMEYEINEDLYCIVGDEEKYYFGNPAIDTLRDPIKFNLNVLKSSPACQSNDMDYFIYHSVDQDTDNNKLLTVYSSLMSLIDFTKHINYSPIFLNYNSELSLAHLVFDKIGNRVIVLLKDGQYYGVLHKKTLIDFIRRDNYNH; from the coding sequence ATGTCCCCCAATCCTATTCAACAATCTGGTCTCAACCCCAAGGAAGAGCTTGACTTTTCAAACATAGACTCCGTTATTACTTCTCCTAAAAGACATGCCAGCACCGTTCCTTCGAGCCCCTCCCATTTGAACGTTCGGTTTGACAAAGATCAGGACAAGGTGCGAGACGCCCAAAAACTAAACAAGATAAAGTCCCTTGGAAAGATCGACATCAGATCTCCTATTATCAATCATGTGTTCACATCCAATCTGGATCTACTTCAACCAAACGATGACATGTCCTTATATACGCCAGGAACACATACCAGTGTGGCCTCAAGGATTCTCAGTTATGTCCCTGAAACATTGTACTCGATCCGGAACTACTATAATGACTTTACCACTATCGACTGGGCTGATGCTTTCATAAAAACAAACAGAATCCAGTACGAGCTTCACCATAAACATTGGATCACCGAGGGGTCACTGGATCAAGAACtctccaagaacaagatcCCCTTATACTACCGGGCTTATCATATGATGGGGAGATGGGTTCTTATTGTTCTTATCGCGTTTGTGTTCTCGCTTGTTGCCTATGCCATTGACAAATTTGAAATCCTCTTTGTGGGGATCAAACACGGCTACTGTAGCACAAACTGGTTGGCCAGTCAGGTGGCGTGCTGCTCTGAACCTCACTCACCAACTAAAGGTTTCCTCAGGAGGAATGTGTTTCAATCTGGATTTGTGATGAAAAGTGATGTTCAGGAACAGTGTCCTCTGTGGATATCATGGTCCACATATTTCCTGTACACCTCTTGGGGACACTATATAAGGTTTGATTACTTTATTTACGTGATATTATCGGTATTGCTTGCGGTAATTGCGTGCTTCATCACGTTAACCACGGAAATAGCTAATCGAATTCCAGCTGCTTCCACCGAAGCagatgacgaagaggaTGGGGACCAAGACAATAGAAGGATGAAGTACACGACTGGTAAAAAAATGTACACGGCTGCTGGCTCAGGTGTTCCCGAAGTGAAAACAATATTATCAGGGTTTGTTATCAGAAGATTTTTGGGAACTTATACATTTTTAGCCAAAACAACTGCATTGGTTTTTGCAATTGCCTCAGGAATGGCATTAGGAAAAGAGGGTCCGTACGTTCATTTGGCAACAGCAGTAGGAAATATCTTGAGTAGACTTTTCCCTTTTGTTTCCAATAATGAACTCATTCAAAAGCAGATCTTATCGGCAGCTGCTCTGAGTGGCGTGGCATTAGCATTTGGCTCTCCTCTTGGAGGTGTACTTTTCatcttggaagaaataAACCACTCACTTCCTTCTTTCCAGCTATTCCAAATTTTCTTTTGTGCCATCATATCAACAttatttttgaagttcttaGATCCTTATGGGACAGGAAATACTGTCTTATTTGAATTGAACTACACTTCTGATTGGAATGCGATTGAGTTGATATTTTTCATTATTATTGGTTTGGCTGGTGGCGTTTTTGGGGCTTTATTCGTGAAGTTTGTAGCTTGGTGGCCCAAAGTCTTTAGGCTGAAAAAATTGATCCAAGAACATCCCATGCTCGAAGTTGTTCTAATAGCTGCAATCACAGGTATTATAACTTTCTGGAATCCCTATACGAAACAAGCAACCACAGAATTAGTTTTAGACTTGGCTACTCCATGTTCTGGTGAAAAGGATCGTACCTTGTGCCCAACTAAAGGGGAGGAGTTTATTTGGGAACTGGGGTCCCTATTATTTGCATTGATTATTAAGATAGTTTTGACGTTTATAACGTTTGGCTTGAGGCTCCCCATGGGTGTATATGTTCCTTCTATGGTTATTGGAGCCTTGTTTGGTAGATTGTTTGGAACAATTCTTGAGTGGATCAACTATACTTACCTGTTACTGTTGATTGAAGCACCTATCGGAGCCGGAGCAGTTAACCTAATTTGCCAGAAAGGTCAAAATTGTATTGACTTGGGAATCTATTCCATGATAGGAGCTGGGGCATTTATGGCCGGAGTTACCAGAATGAACATTACTTTAGTAACCATCCtttttgaaatcaccagTTCATACACTTATGTCTTGCCCATTTCGATCTCAATAGCTGTGGCGAACTGGATGGGTAATCTAATTGAGCAGAACTCCTTATATGAGTCCTTACTCATTGCTTACGATTATCCATTTATGTCTCCAGAAACAGAACCAATTGATCCTTTAAGAACCGCTGGAGATATCATTGAAACGTCTGTGAAATACAACGATATTGATAGTGAGCCCAATATTCAAAGAATCAGACCTATTTCGGGTATTGCAAGGCCCATGGTCCCTACACTTCTGACTGCAAACTTAGAAGCCGCGATGGATCAAGATTCGTCCACCAAGATGTATATTGATATCACCTCCTCACCCTACGTTTTAACCAGTATATTGAAGCAGAAGCTACTTTTGCTAGCCAGCAAGTCGCTACTTGATGGGTGCATTGCTTTGATAAAAAGCAAGGTTTGTGTTGGAATTATTTTCTTTCCCGAACTCGAGATTTGTATCGATAAGATTGACCAATTTTGCATGGAATATGAAATCAACGAAGACTTATACTGTATCGTgggagatgaagaaaaataCTATTTTGGGAACCCTGCTATAGATACTCTTCGAGACcccatcaagttcaacttaaATGTCTTAAAAAGTAGCCCAGCTTGCCAGTCTAATGACATGGACTATTTCATCTACCATTCCGTCGATCAGGATACTGATAACAACAAACTTTTGACCGTATACAGCCTGTTGATGTCTTTGATAGACTTCACCAAACACATCAACTACAGccccattttcttgaactaCAACAGTGAGTTGAGTCTTGCTCATTTGGTATTTGATAAGATTGGGAACAGAGTGATTGTTCTTCTCAAAGACGGTCAATACTATGGAGTTTTACACAAAAAAACCCTTATAGATTTCATTAGAAGAGATAACTATAATCATTAA
- the CYR1_2 gene encoding cysteinyl-tRNA synthetase (EggNog:ENOG503NVK1; BUSCO:EOG092611G7; COG:J), with amino-acid sequence MSSSTVKKSATQPKWHQPEANNLPPVLKLYNSLTRNKDEFIPNSPNQITWYCCGPTVYDHSHMGHARNYVSTDINRRILQDYFGYNVKFVQNVTDIDDKIIIAARQQYLFEEKFANVYKQLNADLTKETKLAFEFYLQKNLPAFTGNISEFGSWAQSVNVQEVAVVNPKFPMYIKAAVKAYNAIHSESSDLPNFMSSVQEVVMPYLDKQLGSTVNDPLIFKKLPSFWENKFDEDMGKLNVLPPDVTTRVSEYIPEIIEFVETIIKNGFAYPTSDGSVYFDTVKFDNDSNHVYAKLQPWNKGDLSLINDGEGSLTTGQDSKKNAADFALWKASKPGEPSWSSAWGEGRPGWHIECSVMASDILGSNIDIHSGGVDLCFPHHDNELAQSEACFDNKQWINYFLHSGHLHIQGQKMSKSLKNFITIEEALKDYSSRQLRLVFAMSSWERPLDFKESLLKEVKAFESTLSKFFTIVRALNNDYKHEIAGGRYPVKKLTLADKTLSGDLVVAQNEAHEAFCDNLSTPQVLRIVQELISKSNNYIQVCSSGENELRIEIILSVTKWIVKILDILGFEARADRLGWLDSSEEGTSSFNKEDTLMPYIKALSQFRDSVRNSAINKEDISKVLSASDKIRSELIDLGVSLDDRPNGSALIKFLNAQELADLKEQQRLKEAQLKEKEEKKKQQALANAKKEEERLAKMKLDPKDLFQDKSLYSEWDESGIPTKDAKGEEVTKSMKKKLVKQYQQQEKLYQQYLELQK; translated from the coding sequence ATGTCATCAAGTACTGTCAAGAAATCTGCCACCCAGCCAAAGTGGCACCAACCGGAGGCCAATAATCTCCCGCCtgttttgaagttgtacaactcaTTAACACGTAACAAAGATGAGTTCATACCAAACTCTCCAAACCAAATAACTTGGTACTGTTGTGGTCCAACAGTGTATGACCATTCGCACATGGGTCATGCAAGAAACTATGTGTCCACTGATATCAACAGAAGAATCTTGCAAGACTATTTCGGCTACAATGTCAAATTTGTGCAAAACGTTACCGATATTGACGATAAGATTATTATAGCTGCTCGTCAACAATACTTATTCGAAGAGAAGTTTGCCAACGTCTACAAGCAGTTGAATGCTGACCTCACCAAAGAAACGAAGTTGGCGTTCGAGTTTTATTTGCAAAAGAATTTGCCAGCATTCACCGGTAATATCCTGGAGTTTGGATCTTGGGCTCAGTCCGTcaatgttcaagaagtgGCCGTTGTAAACCCAAAGTTCCCCATGTACATCAAAGCAGCAGTCAAGGCATATAATGCTATTCACAGCGAATCCTCTGACTTGCCGAACTTCATGTCCagtgttcaagaagtcgtCATGCCATACTTGGACAAACAGTTGGGATCTACCGTCAACGACCCAttgattttcaagaaattgccTTCTTTCTGGGAAAACAAGTTCGATGAAGATATGGGTAAGTTGAATGTTTTGCCTCCTGACGTTACCACGAGGGTTTCCGAGTACATTCCTGAAATCATTGAGTTTGTAGAAACCATCATTAAAAACGGGTTTGCGTATCCTACCAGCGATGGGTCCGTATACTTTGACACTGTCAAGTTTGACAATGACTCAAACCATGTGTATGCCAAATTACAACCTTGGAACAAGGGTGACTTATCGTTAATTAATGATGGAGAAGGCTCTTTGACCACCGGACAAGATTCTAAGAAGAATGCTGCCGATTTTGCTCTTTGGAAGGCGTCAAAGCCTGGTGAACCTTCTTGGTCTTCAGCGTGGGGCGAAGGAAGACCCGGATGGCATATCGAGTGTTCAGTCATGGCATCTGATATCCTTGGGTCCAATATAGATATCCACTCAGGAGGGGTTGATTTATGTTTTCCTCATCACGATAACGAATTGGCTCAGTCCGAGGCATGTTTCGATAATAAGCAATGGATCAACTACTTTTTGCATAGTGGCCACTTGCACATACAAGGTCAAAAAATGAGtaaatctttgaagaactttatCACTATTGAAGAGGCTTTGAAGGACTACAGTAGTAGACAATTGAGATTGGTGTTTGCCATGAGCTCATGGGAAAGACCTCttgacttcaaagaaagtttgttgaaggaagtcAAGGCTTTTGAGTCCACTTTATCTAAATTCTTCACTATTGTACGAGCATTGAACAATGATTACAAGCATGAGATTGCTGGAGGAAGATACCCAGTAAAGAAATTGACGCTTGCTGATAAGACTTTATCTGGAGACTTAGTGGTGGCCCAAAACGAAGCGCACGAAGCATTCTGTGACAACTTGTCTACTCCTCAAGTGTTGAGGATAGTGCAAGAATTGATCTCCAAGTCTAACAACTATATCCAAGTTTGTTCCTCTGGAGAAAACGAATTGAGAATCGAAATAATATTATCAGTCACCAAGTGGATTGTCAAAATCCTTGATATCTTGGGATTTGAAGCCAGAGCCGATAGATTGGGCTGGTTAGACTCGTCCGAGGAAGGTACAAGCTCATTTAACAAAGAAGATACATTGATGCCATATATCAAGGCATTATCTCAGTTCAGAGATTCTGTGCGGAACTCGGCCATCAATAAAGAAGATATCTCCAAGGTCTTGTCAGCTTCTGACAAGATAAGATCAGAATTAATCGATTTGGGTGTTTCTTTGGATGATAGACCAAATGGATCGGCTTTAATAAAGTTTTTAAATGCTCAAGAATTAGCCGATTTGAAGGAACAACAAAGACTCAAAGAGGCACAgctcaaagaaaaggaagaaaagaagaaacaacaaGCATTAGCCAATGCCAagaaagaggaagaaaGGCTAGCTAAGATGAAGCTTGACCCCAAGGATCTCTTTCAAGATAAGTCCTTATATTCTGAATGGGACGAGTCTGGAATCCCTACCAAGGATGCTAAGGGTGAAGAAGTAACCAAAAGcatgaagaaaaagttggtgaagcaatatcaacaacaagagAAGCTTTACCAACAATACTTGGAGTTACAGAAATAG